Proteins from one Gammaproteobacteria bacterium genomic window:
- a CDS encoding D-2-hydroxyacid dehydrogenase, producing the protein MQIVILAHNAQALADRLLASIPSSDIVPLSDSADALSGQRVRDLDPEIVIAEPARLTKLWERFPSAWPHVKWVQSTFAGIEVLLPYARQRQFKLTRMNRGFAQPMAEYVFGHILAIRYRHREFHALQQIKHWDMRLAPTLNGQTLGLLGTGAVTTMIQTLAKQFGMSLIGVNRRGLKSGLIEHAVSTEQLYSIASQASIWVNTLPLTQCTSGLIDRRFFSKLPQNAIFVNVGRGQTVNEADLLEWLQSNPSAWAVCDVFCEEPLPKSSPLWPQKNLVITPHMAAKSQPDDVVSLFLENLAAYTEHQPLTGEVNLAQGY; encoded by the coding sequence ATGCAAATTGTCATTCTCGCGCACAATGCACAAGCACTGGCGGACAGGCTTTTGGCATCGATACCGTCGTCAGATATCGTGCCGCTTTCAGACTCGGCGGATGCACTGAGCGGCCAAAGGGTGCGTGATCTCGACCCGGAAATCGTGATTGCAGAACCAGCACGGCTGACGAAATTATGGGAGAGGTTTCCCAGCGCGTGGCCTCATGTCAAATGGGTGCAATCGACGTTTGCGGGCATTGAAGTACTCTTGCCTTACGCACGTCAGCGACAATTCAAACTCACCCGAATGAATCGAGGGTTTGCTCAACCCATGGCTGAATACGTGTTTGGACATATATTGGCCATTCGATACCGACACAGAGAGTTTCATGCGCTACAACAAATTAAGCATTGGGACATGCGGCTGGCGCCAACACTCAATGGACAAACTTTGGGCTTGCTGGGCACAGGGGCAGTCACAACGATGATACAGACGCTTGCCAAACAATTTGGCATGTCGCTGATTGGCGTCAATCGGCGTGGCCTGAAAAGCGGTTTGATCGAACACGCCGTTTCAACCGAGCAGCTGTATTCCATTGCGTCACAAGCCTCCATCTGGGTCAATACCCTGCCCCTGACCCAATGCACATCTGGCCTCATTGACCGGCGTTTTTTTTCGAAACTTCCCCAAAATGCCATCTTTGTCAATGTTGGGCGCGGTCAAACTGTGAATGAGGCAGACTTGCTTGAGTGGCTCCAGTCCAATCCCTCAGCATGGGCGGTATGTGACGTTTTTTGCGAAGAGCCTTTGCCCAAGTCATCTCCGCTTTGGCCGCAGAAAAATCTTGTCATCACGCCACATATGGCGGCCAAAAGCCAACCTGATGATGTGGTTTCCCTATTCCTCGAAAACCTGGCTGCGTACACTGAGCACCAGCCATTGACTGGTGAAGTCAATCTTGCTCAAGGCTACTGA